One Pseudobutyrivibrio xylanivorans genomic window, TGGTAATAATTGGCGCTATATTTATTTTCCAGGCAAATTATATTTCTGCTTATATTGATGCTTTGGTTTGCATTATTGGAATTATTTTAGGAGCAGTAATGCTTCAGCAGTCCTTTGCTCTTTTTCATATCCAAAGAGGTACCTGGTTTTTAAGCCTCATTTTTGGACTTGCTACAGTTGGTGTCAGTATTGCAATCCTTGTTCTTACACCTTGGAAGTTTTTTGATGGAACAATTTATTCATGCGTTTATATGATTGTTGTTGGTGGATTATCGCTTTTCTCCCTTCTTTTGATGGGAATTGGTCTTCATGATCATAAGAAGGATAGCGATAGAAATTATTCCCGCAACATGGAAGATTCACCACTTTCTGCAAAAAAAGCCAGCGATGAGTCAATTTTTGAAGATGAACCTTTTGTTGATAATGTAGAGACTGTTTCACTTAATGAGACAGAGGATTCTTTATTTGAGGACTAGGAAAAATTATGGCTAACGTTGAAGACTATTTAGTATGGAGATCAGATGTACCATTTGAAGTTGACCCATTTAATGAGGTGGATAATGTAGTTTTCTGCGAGCTAGTATATGCTGCGTTTGATGGAATTGTCCCTGGGCCAGGTCTAAAAGAAAAGATATCTTTAGAGGATGCTTGCGAATTATTTTTTGCGAAATATTCAGAGGAGGAGCTTATAAATAAGTCCTCCTTTACAAAGCGAGCTCCTTTTTTATTGCAAAAAATGGCAAGGTCAAAGCGGTACGGTGGCATCAAGATGGCTGGATTTGTAAACCATGTTGATGCTGAAAATCAGACCCAATTTGCTGTTTGTACCTTTTATCTACCTGATGGTACGATTTATGTTGCTTTTAGAGGAACAGACGACACGCTTGTTGGTTGGAAAGAGGATTTTAACATGTGCTTTTCAGAGGGTACAGGTGGTCAGCTGAAGGCGGTAGAGTATTTGAACAAGAATTTTGCCCGCACTATGAAGCATCTTCGAGTTGGGGGACATTCTAAGGGGGGTAATTTTGCAGTTTATGGATGTGCTTTTTGTAAACCGCATATTAAGGATATAATTCTTGAGATTTATAATAATGATGGTCCCGGTTTTATTCCTGAAATAATTAAGTCTCAAGAGTATAAGTCCATCGCTAAGCGTATTCATCGCTACATTCCAGACGAATCCATCATTGGCATGCTTATGCATAGCAAGTCCAAGACAAAGGTAGTAACAAGCTCTACCCATGGTATAAATCAGCATGACTTGTTGTCATGGCAGATAGAAAGAAATCATTTTATTACTGTTGATAAGGTGTCATCGACCTCACTTCTGATAGATGAAATTATCACGAAGTGGGTAGCAAGCTTTGACTATGATACAAGAGCAGCTTTCGGTGATGTATTTTTTGAATCATTGGCTTCTTCTGGTGCAACGAGAATGTCACACATTACAAAGAATAAGGTGAAATCCATTGCAGCGCTAACAAAGGAAATACAGACACTGGATCCTGAAAATCAGGCACTGGTGATGGATGTTCTTTATAAGCTTGTTGCTGTAGGTGGGGACAGTCTTAAAAATACAGTCTTGGAGAAGCTTCTTCCTATCGCTGAAAAACTCCCGAAAAATGTAATAGTGAGAAAATAAGAGAAAAATAGAGATATATTGAGCTTT contains:
- a CDS encoding Mbeg1-like protein, yielding MANVEDYLVWRSDVPFEVDPFNEVDNVVFCELVYAAFDGIVPGPGLKEKISLEDACELFFAKYSEEELINKSSFTKRAPFLLQKMARSKRYGGIKMAGFVNHVDAENQTQFAVCTFYLPDGTIYVAFRGTDDTLVGWKEDFNMCFSEGTGGQLKAVEYLNKNFARTMKHLRVGGHSKGGNFAVYGCAFCKPHIKDIILEIYNNDGPGFIPEIIKSQEYKSIAKRIHRYIPDESIIGMLMHSKSKTKVVTSSTHGINQHDLLSWQIERNHFITVDKVSSTSLLIDEIITKWVASFDYDTRAAFGDVFFESLASSGATRMSHITKNKVKSIAALTKEIQTLDPENQALVMDVLYKLVAVGGDSLKNTVLEKLLPIAEKLPKNVIVRK
- a CDS encoding DUF308 domain-containing protein, with the protein product MSKSNEEIKDSKVALVAHIVTSLVFIALGVCLLTLDASLISTIAYSFSVLAVGILFIVFGAWYMIKYFFNHEYIKLTNYGFTMGVILVIIGAIFIFQANYISAYIDALVCIIGIILGAVMLQQSFALFHIQRGTWFLSLIFGLATVGVSIAILVLTPWKFFDGTIYSCVYMIVVGGLSLFSLLLMGIGLHDHKKDSDRNYSRNMEDSPLSAKKASDESIFEDEPFVDNVETVSLNETEDSLFED